The Streptomyces cyanogenus DNA segment GAGCGGCGGCGGAGGAGGTCGCAGCCGGGCACGCAGAACACAGCGTCGAGCCCCAGCCCCTCGTACGAGGTGCCGTCGGTGGCGAGCGGCCGACGGGCGCCGGCCCGCACGGCGGGCATCCCGCTCCTCCTGAACAGGCCCACGCCGTGGCGCAGCAGCGGACTTTTGTCGCCGGCCCCCTGCCCAGCTGCACATCGCAGAAGGGGCGGGTGCGAGGTCAACGAACACCTCGCACCCGCCCCTTCGAGAAGCAGGCCGGTTACCCGGCCCAGGACTCGGCGATGCCGCTCTCGCGGCAGAACCTGCCCCACTCCCGCCGTTCCCCGGGGGTGAGGGAGCGCACGAGCGCCTGCACCAGGACGGTGAGCTCCCTCCGGGTCCGGGGGCTCGCCCCGGCAGCCGCCTCGCTCGCCCGGGCGAGCATGTGGGCGGGCAGGAACTTGCCCGCGAACAGGCGGTCGACGAGCGGCATGTCCAGCTTGGCGCGCGCGGCGAACACCTTGATGGTCACGCCCTCCTCCGTCAGCGCACGCTCCAGCACGGACGCGAAGCGCATGCGCGCGGGGGAGGAGACGACCTCCTCGACCTGTTCGCCGGCCGGCTCCACCAGGCGGGACCTGCGCAAGGAGCGCGGGTTCCAGCCGGTGCGCACGTCACGCGCAGGGTCGAACTTGGCGAAGGCGCGCGCCCACCCCTGCTGCTGGCGTACCGGCACGCCGCAGCCGGCCAGGATCGCGGCCAGGTGCTCGAAGGTCATGGCGCGCTTTCCCGTCAGGACGGCACCCAGGGTGGCGTGACTGTAGGGGACACCGCTGCGCTCGGTGGCCTGCGACAACTCGCGCAGCGACATGCCCACGTACTTGCGCAGCGCGCTCAGACAGAGGAGGAACTGCGCCTCGGTCTCCAGGCCCGGCACGATCGCCCGGCCGCGGGTGTGCTCCCAGTAGCCGAACGCCCGGGCCTGCAGTGCGGCCGCGTCGGCGGGGGCTGTCGCCTGCTGCATCTCGTGGACCTTGTTCCACAGGCGGCGCGCGGCCATGAGGTCACCGCGGCAAGCGCGGACCCAGCCCTCCACGGTCCGCCACGAGATGCGGGGGTCGCCGTTGTGCGCCTTGGACAGCGAGCCCTCCGAGACCCCGGACAGCTGCGAGATCTTCTTCAAGGTCATGGGCTCGGTGATCGTGCTGGCGTCGGCCTGCGTGGTACGCAGGAACCGCGCGAGATTGATCACTGGATCGTCCCGCTGGGGGAGCGGGTCAGGGGTACGGGCCATCACCGGTCTCCTTTCCGTCCGGCCCGGGGGCCGGGACCCGCAAGGGGTCCCGGCCGAAGGGATCCAGGACGTCAGGCCAGTGCGATCCGAACGTGGTTAGCCAGCAGGACGATCAGCACGACTCCCGCGACGATCGCCTCGGTCGACTTGCCCATGAACATGCAGGCGATGACGACCGCGGCGACGATCGCCGTGATCGCCACGGACGGCCAGGGCACGGTGTGCGCCGTGCCGTTGGCCCCGCCGCTCGCCGTGCCCGCCACGGGCTGGGGCAGGGCGACGCCGTGGACGATCAGCGGTCCGGAGCCGGACACCGGAACGGGCGCCGGACGAGCCGGCAGGGCCGGCTCGTAGGGACGGACCGCACCATCGACGATGATGAACGGGCCCGTCGGCGCGGCGGGCGCGGCCGAGGAGGCCGAGAACGTCGAGCCGGCCGGGACACCGCCCGTGTCCTGCACGGGGGTGTGGGTGTAGGGGAGGATCCGGCCGTCGACAAGCATGAACGGCCCGGTCCCGATGGGAGACGAGCTCGAAGGCTCGTTGAACTGCTGAAACACTTTTTCTCCAGAACTCTTCGTCATTAATGAGCGTCCCGACGGGAGCGAACGGTGGCGCCGCCGCAGCGGCGCCATGTCGCGTGGACTCCTTTCATCCGTTGGTCCAGACAGGGATTTGGGTCTTGCTCGAGCACCGTGACCGCGTCGCGTCAGTTGCAGCTGACACGCCGAGGTGCGAGAGGTCCTCGGTACCAATCATGTCCTACGCGCTACCACTTCCAGGGGTCACGAGCCACTTCTGAAGATCACTCAGCGGCCCTTCATATCCGTGTAGTTGGGCATTTCCCCTGTGCAGACCGCAGTCGTTGCTGGTCAACAGCGATGCACTGCCGTCGCATCGAGAACCAGGAAACCGGTTCAAGACAGTCCTCCCTGTCCCCGAAGCAGCCCAACGGCACCTCAACGAACAGGCCCCTGCGCCGAGTTCCCGTCCTTCCTTCCCCCGCGCCGGTCTCCTGCGTGCTGGGAACAAGCCCGGCACCCCGGCCATCTAGTCCGACATGACCAGGGCGGCGACGACCACAATGGCAATCACAGGGCCTGTGAACCGCACCAACATGCCCCGGAAGACGAGATGTCCATTGCGGGGGCCGACGGCCTCGGCGCCGCCATCGCCGGTCACCGGCGGACCCCGGTGACCACCCGGGCGAGCAGACGCGTACCACGACCAGCACCAACAACGCCGCGCCGCGCAAGCAGACAGGCCCCACGCTCGTTGGCCCGGACCGCGGCTACGCCTCCGAGCTGGAGGGGGCCGCCGCGACGATGTGCCCGCTGGCGAAGCCGCGAAGAGCAAGCACATCGTCATCAAGACCTTGAAGAAGACGGCCAAGCACACGCCCTTCACCAAGGAGAAGGTCGAGAAGGTGGACATCGCCGGTCGAGAAGAAGGTCGAGGAGAAGGACATCGCCGAGGAGACGACCGTCGCCACGACCGGCGTCCGACAGCACCGAGAAGAAGGAGGCGATCGCCGTCCCCCGCCCGCCGCGCACTCGAACCACGCCGTCATCCCGCCGCCGGCGCCCGGTGATAGCCCCCACTTGTCCACGACGGCGTCGAACAGCGCGAGCCCCCGCCCGTACACCGCGCAGGAACCATTCATCACCTGCCGCCGCACTCCCACCCGAGGCACTGTTTATCAGGAAAACCGCCCGCAGCTGCTCCACCAGTGGTTACGGTCTGTGCTCATGCGGTTTCTGCACACTTCGGACTGGCACCTGGGCCGCCGGTTCCACGGAGAAGACCTGATCCCCGCCCAGCGCGCCTTCCTCGATCACTTGGTCGACACTGCCCGCGCCGAGAATGTCGACGCCGTCCTCGTAGCCGGTGATATCTACGACCGTGCCATCCCCAGCCTGGATGCCGTGCGCCTGTTCAGCCGCGCCCTGCACCAGCTCGCCGACCTCGGCGTGCCGATCATCATGATCAGCGGAAACCACGACTCCGCCCACCGCCTCGGCGTCGGATCCGGCCTCTTCGCCCGCGCCGGGATCCACCTGCGCACCGACCCGGACACCTGCGACGTCCCCGTCGTCCTCAACGACGCCGACGGCCCGGTCGCCGTGTACGGCATCCCCTACCTCGAACCGTCGATGGTCCGCACCCAGCT contains these protein-coding regions:
- a CDS encoding helix-turn-helix domain-containing protein — its product is MARTPDPLPQRDDPVINLARFLRTTQADASTITEPMTLKKISQLSGVSEGSLSKAHNGDPRISWRTVEGWVRACRGDLMAARRLWNKVHEMQQATAPADAAALQARAFGYWEHTRGRAIVPGLETEAQFLLCLSALRKYVGMSLRELSQATERSGVPYSHATLGAVLTGKRAMTFEHLAAILAGCGVPVRQQQGWARAFAKFDPARDVRTGWNPRSLRRSRLVEPAGEQVEEVVSSPARMRFASVLERALTEEGVTIKVFAARAKLDMPLVDRLFAGKFLPAHMLARASEAAAGASPRTRRELTVLVQALVRSLTPGERREWGRFCRESGIAESWAG